The following coding sequences lie in one Pseudoxanthomonas sp. SE1 genomic window:
- a CDS encoding outer membrane beta-barrel protein yields MRVTRLRVSVIAASVLATFSGHAFAARVDYTVDLGMERNSNVTMVPADPIEQRYLRAGVGFSITENISALQLNLDGRAEYRDYEDDIFADTVDGTLSGRMNWVAIPQRLFFVVEDNLTVQPVDSLVPDGPGNRQQVNVFSAGPTVLFNWTSSLHGQAELRYVHSDAEVTDEFNSQRLAAAVRTIKELSPTSRVSLNLQAQRVDFDDDIVARDYNRYDIYGRYVRTLANFELGADLGYSRIDYRQGESRSEPLLRADAQWNLSPHSQLIAAVSSQFSDTATDALTGIQSEATVPENVLTGDAVVNASPYEVRSIDLGYQYTGTRLTFSLTPYVQKRDYVDSDTFDQKTRGARFDLQWLIRRSLTLGSYATWERLDYTQLNRKDETSRVGASLEYQWAPRWSARLHAERYKRDSTDVGQSVSQNLIYLSIAYSNR; encoded by the coding sequence ATGCGCGTCACCCGCCTTCGCGTTTCCGTCATCGCGGCTTCCGTGCTGGCCACGTTCTCCGGCCACGCGTTCGCCGCACGCGTCGACTACACCGTGGACCTCGGCATGGAGCGCAACAGCAACGTGACGATGGTGCCGGCCGACCCCATCGAGCAGCGCTACCTGCGTGCCGGCGTCGGCTTCAGCATCACCGAGAACATCTCGGCGCTGCAGCTGAACCTGGACGGGCGCGCCGAGTACCGCGACTACGAGGACGACATCTTCGCCGACACCGTCGACGGCACGCTCTCCGGGCGCATGAACTGGGTCGCCATTCCGCAGCGCCTGTTCTTCGTGGTGGAGGACAACCTGACGGTGCAACCGGTGGATTCGCTGGTGCCCGATGGCCCGGGCAACCGCCAGCAGGTGAACGTGTTCTCCGCCGGTCCGACGGTGCTGTTCAACTGGACCTCCTCGCTGCATGGACAGGCCGAACTCCGCTACGTGCACAGCGATGCCGAGGTGACCGACGAGTTCAATTCGCAGCGCCTCGCCGCTGCGGTCCGCACGATCAAGGAACTCTCGCCCACCAGCCGCGTGTCGTTGAACCTGCAGGCGCAGCGCGTGGACTTCGACGACGACATCGTGGCACGCGACTACAACCGCTACGACATCTACGGACGCTATGTCCGCACGCTGGCCAACTTCGAACTCGGTGCGGACCTGGGCTATTCGCGCATCGACTACCGGCAGGGCGAGTCGCGCTCGGAACCATTGCTGCGCGCGGATGCCCAATGGAACCTGTCGCCGCACAGCCAGCTGATCGCGGCGGTGTCCAGCCAGTTTTCGGACACCGCGACCGACGCGTTGACCGGCATCCAGTCCGAGGCCACGGTGCCGGAGAACGTCCTGACCGGCGACGCAGTGGTGAATGCATCGCCGTACGAGGTCCGCAGCATCGACCTCGGCTACCAGTACACGGGCACGCGGTTGACCTTTTCGCTGACCCCTTACGTGCAGAAGCGCGACTACGTGGATTCGGACACGTTCGACCAGAAGACCCGCGGCGCGCGCTTCGACCTGCAATGGCTGATCCGTCGTTCGCTGACGCTGGGAAGCTACGCCACCTGGGAACGCCTGGACTACACGCAGCTCAACCGCAAGGACGAAACGTCGCGCGTGGGCGCGAGCCTGGAATACCAATGGGCGCCCCGCTGGTCGGCACGCCTGCACGCCGAACGCTACAAGCGCGACAGCACCGACGTTGGCCAGAGCGTCTCGCAGAACCTGATCTACCTGAGCATCGCCTATTCCAACCGTTGA
- the galE gene encoding UDP-glucose 4-epimerase GalE, translated as MRILLCGGAGYIGAHTYVVLVERGHDVVVADNFSNSSPGVLARLQQITGHPVPFQPLDLRDREAVAWFFARQQFDAVVHFAALKSVGESCERPLDYFHNNIGGTLNLLHGMQAAGVRRLVFSSSATVYGDPASVPVREDARLQVTNPYGRTKLVMEELIGDLCGSDAEFHAANLRYFNPVGAHASGLIGEDPTGVPNNLMPYICQVAVGRRDRLSVFGGDWPTLDGTGVRDYIHVMDLARAHADALDFLVRERRNLTVNLGTGQGVSVLQLVKAFADAAARDIPYEVVARRPGDVAEVYADPSLARQTLGWHAELGVEAMCRDAWRWQSQNPQGYPAA; from the coding sequence ATGCGGATCCTGTTGTGCGGTGGCGCCGGCTACATCGGCGCACACACCTACGTGGTGCTGGTGGAGCGCGGCCATGACGTGGTGGTGGCCGACAACTTCAGCAACAGCTCGCCAGGCGTGCTGGCCCGCCTGCAGCAGATCACCGGTCATCCGGTGCCCTTCCAGCCGTTGGACCTGCGCGACCGCGAGGCGGTCGCCTGGTTCTTCGCGCGCCAGCAGTTCGATGCCGTCGTGCATTTCGCCGCGCTGAAATCAGTGGGCGAGTCCTGCGAGCGACCTCTGGACTATTTCCACAACAACATCGGCGGCACGCTCAACCTGCTGCACGGGATGCAGGCCGCAGGCGTCAGGCGGCTGGTGTTCAGTTCCTCCGCCACGGTCTATGGCGACCCCGCCAGCGTACCGGTGCGCGAAGACGCGCGCCTGCAGGTCACCAATCCGTATGGCCGCACCAAGCTGGTGATGGAAGAGCTCATCGGCGATCTGTGCGGCAGCGATGCGGAATTCCATGCCGCCAACCTGCGCTACTTCAACCCGGTGGGTGCCCACGCATCGGGCCTCATCGGCGAAGATCCGACCGGTGTTCCCAACAATCTGATGCCGTACATCTGCCAGGTGGCGGTAGGGCGGCGCGACCGGCTGAGCGTATTCGGCGGCGACTGGCCGACCCTGGACGGCACCGGCGTGCGCGACTACATCCATGTGATGGACCTCGCCCGTGCGCACGCGGATGCGCTGGATTTCCTCGTGCGCGAGCGGCGCAACCTGACGGTCAACCTGGGCACCGGCCAGGGTGTCAGCGTGCTGCAACTGGTGAAGGCATTCGCGGATGCGGCCGCACGGGACATTCCGTACGAAGTCGTTGCCAGGCGGCCTGGCGATGTCGCGGAGGTGTACGCGGATCCGTCGCTGGCCCGTCAGACGCTCGGTTGGCATGCCGAACTCGGGGTGGAGGCCATGTGCCGCGATGCGTGGCGCTGGCAATCGCAGAATCCGCAGGGCTATCCGGCCGCGTGA
- a CDS encoding XrtA/PEP-CTERM system exopolysaccharide export protein yields MNRLFAGLAATALSMLLASCATSSGSETPPPATSTLGTDAYHIGVDDIVQVSVWRNPELGITVPVRPDGMISVPLVGDVPAGGRTPGDVAKDIQERLATYVRDPQVAVILTDLRSHEYLSRVRVTGAVRQPVSLPYRPGMTVLDAVLAAGGITEFAAADRSDLHRKGAEQTQTYAVRLDRILNRGDLSTNYTVSPGDVITVPERTF; encoded by the coding sequence ATGAACCGCCTCTTTGCCGGCCTTGCCGCCACCGCCCTTTCCATGCTGCTGGCGTCGTGCGCCACGTCCTCCGGCAGCGAGACGCCACCGCCTGCGACGAGCACGCTGGGGACCGACGCGTACCACATCGGCGTGGACGACATCGTGCAGGTCTCCGTGTGGCGCAATCCGGAACTCGGCATCACCGTGCCGGTGCGTCCCGACGGCATGATCTCGGTTCCGTTGGTGGGCGACGTGCCCGCCGGCGGCCGCACACCCGGTGACGTCGCCAAGGACATCCAGGAACGCCTGGCCACCTACGTGCGCGATCCGCAGGTGGCGGTGATCCTCACCGACCTGCGCAGCCACGAATACCTGTCCCGGGTACGCGTCACCGGCGCCGTCCGCCAGCCCGTGTCGCTGCCCTATCGCCCCGGCATGACAGTACTGGATGCCGTGCTGGCCGCTGGTGGCATCACCGAGTTCGCCGCCGCCGACCGGTCCGATCTGCACCGCAAGGGTGCCGAGCAGACCCAGACCTACGCGGTCCGGCTTGACCGCATCCTCAACCGTGGCGACCTGAGCACCAACTACACGGTATCGCCCGGCGACGTCATCACCGTTCCCGAGCGCACGTTCTGA
- a CDS encoding nucleotide sugar dehydrogenase codes for MNAPLPTLDQARIAVIGLGYVGLPLAVAFGRRFPTLGFDINGKRVAELRDHHDHTLEVTAEELRDTPQLGFSDDPAALAGCNVFIVTVPTPIDDYKRPDLHPLESASRAVGRAIGKGAVAIYESTVYPGATEEVCVPIIERESGLVFNRDFYAGYSPERINPGDKQHRLETIMKVTSGSSPEVADFVDALYGSIITAGTHKASSIRVAEAAKVIENTQRDVNIALINELALIFHRLGIDTHEVLEAAGTKWNFLPFRPGLVGGHCIGVDPYYLTHKAQQIGYHPDVILAGRRINDGMGSHVARRVAKLMAKRNLPTAGARVLVLGLAFKENCPDVRNTRVVDIVSELRSYNTEVDVHDPWVNADEARHEYGLDLVAEPQPGRYDAIILAVAHREFTERGADGVRALGKPGAVLFDVKRALPRHAVDDCL; via the coding sequence ATGAACGCACCACTGCCTACCCTGGACCAGGCCAGGATCGCCGTGATTGGACTGGGGTATGTCGGCCTGCCGCTGGCCGTCGCCTTCGGCCGCAGGTTTCCCACGCTTGGATTCGACATCAATGGCAAGCGCGTGGCCGAACTGCGCGACCATCATGACCATACGCTGGAGGTCACCGCCGAAGAGCTGCGCGACACCCCGCAGCTGGGCTTCAGCGACGATCCGGCCGCGCTGGCGGGCTGCAACGTGTTCATCGTCACCGTTCCCACCCCGATCGACGACTACAAGCGCCCCGACCTGCATCCGCTGGAATCGGCCAGCCGCGCCGTCGGCCGCGCCATCGGCAAGGGCGCGGTCGCCATCTACGAATCCACCGTCTACCCGGGCGCGACCGAAGAAGTCTGCGTGCCGATCATCGAGCGTGAATCCGGACTGGTCTTCAACCGGGATTTCTACGCCGGCTACAGCCCCGAGCGCATCAACCCCGGCGACAAGCAGCATCGGCTGGAGACGATCATGAAGGTCACCTCCGGCTCCAGTCCCGAGGTCGCCGACTTCGTGGATGCGCTGTACGGCAGCATCATCACCGCCGGCACGCACAAGGCCAGCAGCATCCGCGTGGCGGAAGCGGCCAAGGTCATCGAGAACACCCAGCGCGACGTCAACATCGCGCTGATCAACGAGCTGGCGTTGATCTTCCACCGCCTCGGCATCGACACCCACGAGGTGCTGGAAGCCGCCGGCACCAAGTGGAACTTCCTGCCGTTCCGCCCCGGCCTGGTCGGTGGCCACTGCATCGGCGTGGACCCGTACTACCTGACCCACAAGGCGCAACAGATCGGCTACCACCCGGACGTGATCCTGGCCGGGCGGCGCATCAACGACGGCATGGGCAGCCATGTCGCCCGCCGCGTCGCCAAGCTGATGGCCAAGCGCAACCTGCCCACTGCCGGCGCCAGGGTGCTGGTGCTGGGCCTGGCCTTCAAGGAGAACTGCCCCGACGTGCGCAATACGCGGGTGGTGGACATCGTGTCGGAGCTGCGCAGCTACAACACCGAGGTCGATGTACACGATCCGTGGGTCAACGCGGATGAAGCGCGGCACGAATATGGTCTGGACCTGGTGGCGGAGCCGCAGCCCGGCCGGTACGATGCCATCATCCTGGCGGTTGCGCACCGGGAATTCACCGAACGTGGCGCCGATGGCGTGCGCGCGCTCGGCAAACCCGGTGCCGTGCTCTTCGACGTGAAGCGGGCCCTGCCCCGCCACGCCGTCGACGACTGCCTGTAA
- a CDS encoding heparinase II/III family protein, with product MSRTSVSPRRTRRLPFALFLGAASLTALTAASAASGLFGLRAQAFASHAWIQAEDEFAELRQDTRDHVLRFWTRASANTRLARRARERAATGTPTSTSTANPVVLTPVAPTVDSTPVLSSGGRISSNSSRPRLVNLPMPVPAVDKSSAAYTRFKGWVDAAVAGNRGYGFSAAEAALMYQISPEAKYCTLAVSMVEAQVSAAESAIASGGRPAVAGDSYLEVGPMIADLASTMTACGGSITASQRTRWSAYAEQAVWNVWNYNNAQWGGRSHPWSGWSVNNPGNNYYYSFVEATMYWALASGNGTWFNFLRDNKLPALQTYFARLPGGGSSEGTGYGTSHMRLFSLYRIWRDATGTDLANANSHASDSIPYWVHATVPTLDRFAPIGDQARSSVPDIYDYHRRLMLEARSVATNPVVQNQATWWLNNISIARMGSGFNYRYDLLPTGTTAAVPPELIYHARGTGHLFARTGWTRDAMWLAIVAGPYNESHAHQDQGSFTLFSGDWLAVTANIWSHSGINQGTDVHNLVRFVRNGTVARQCESTTRASTLTVNPGSGGAFTADANLTPAFCNSDAVTNWRRNFTFANRRLTVRDTFSITSGTTATFQVNVPVAPTLVNSREATAGRLRVRVLEPANATINSNFSSGKYVEDGARFRIDVQGGTTGYVVELSEI from the coding sequence TTGTCGCGCACGTCCGTTTCCCCCCGCCGCACCCGCCGGCTGCCCTTCGCCCTGTTCCTGGGCGCTGCGTCGCTTACCGCCCTGACTGCCGCCAGCGCCGCCAGCGGCCTGTTCGGGCTTCGTGCCCAGGCCTTTGCATCCCATGCATGGATCCAGGCCGAAGATGAATTCGCCGAGTTGCGCCAGGATACGCGCGACCACGTCCTGCGCTTCTGGACGCGCGCTTCCGCCAACACCCGGCTGGCCCGCCGTGCGCGCGAACGCGCTGCCACCGGCACGCCCACCAGCACCAGCACGGCCAACCCCGTCGTCCTCACGCCGGTAGCGCCCACCGTGGATTCAACCCCGGTCCTGAGCAGCGGCGGGCGGATCAGTTCGAATTCCTCCCGGCCACGGCTGGTGAACCTGCCCATGCCGGTGCCGGCGGTCGACAAGTCGTCCGCTGCCTACACCCGCTTCAAGGGTTGGGTGGATGCGGCCGTCGCCGGCAACCGCGGCTACGGCTTCAGTGCTGCCGAGGCCGCACTGATGTACCAGATCTCGCCTGAAGCAAAGTACTGCACGCTGGCCGTCAGCATGGTCGAAGCGCAGGTCAGCGCCGCGGAATCCGCGATCGCTTCCGGCGGCCGTCCAGCCGTGGCGGGGGATTCCTACCTTGAGGTGGGCCCGATGATCGCCGATCTGGCGTCCACCATGACCGCCTGCGGCGGCAGCATCACCGCCAGCCAGCGCACCCGCTGGTCCGCGTATGCGGAGCAGGCGGTGTGGAACGTGTGGAACTACAACAACGCCCAGTGGGGCGGTCGCAGCCATCCGTGGTCCGGCTGGTCGGTGAACAATCCCGGCAACAACTATTACTACAGCTTCGTCGAAGCGACGATGTACTGGGCGCTGGCCAGCGGCAACGGCACCTGGTTCAACTTCCTGCGCGACAACAAGCTGCCTGCGCTGCAGACCTACTTCGCCCGGCTGCCCGGTGGCGGCAGCAGCGAAGGCACCGGTTATGGCACCTCGCACATGCGGCTGTTCTCGCTGTACCGCATCTGGCGCGATGCGACCGGCACCGATCTGGCCAACGCCAACAGCCACGCGTCCGACAGCATTCCGTACTGGGTGCACGCCACGGTCCCCACGCTGGATCGCTTCGCGCCGATCGGCGACCAGGCGCGCAGCTCGGTTCCCGACATCTACGACTACCACCGCCGCCTGATGCTGGAAGCGCGTTCGGTGGCGACCAATCCGGTCGTGCAGAACCAGGCGACCTGGTGGCTCAACAACATCTCCATCGCACGCATGGGCTCGGGCTTCAACTATCGCTACGACCTGCTGCCCACCGGCACCACGGCCGCCGTACCGCCGGAGCTGATCTACCACGCCCGAGGCACCGGACACCTGTTCGCACGCACCGGCTGGACGCGTGACGCGATGTGGCTGGCGATCGTCGCCGGTCCCTACAACGAGAGCCACGCCCACCAGGACCAGGGTTCGTTCACGCTGTTCTCCGGCGACTGGCTGGCGGTCACGGCCAACATCTGGAGCCACAGCGGCATCAACCAGGGCACCGATGTGCACAATCTGGTGCGCTTCGTCCGGAATGGCACGGTGGCGCGCCAGTGCGAATCGACCACGCGGGCCTCGACGCTCACGGTCAATCCCGGCAGCGGCGGCGCGTTCACGGCAGATGCCAACCTGACGCCGGCGTTCTGCAACAGCGACGCCGTGACCAACTGGCGCCGCAACTTCACTTTCGCCAACCGCCGCCTGACCGTCCGAGACACCTTCAGCATCACCAGCGGCACCACCGCGACGTTCCAGGTGAACGTGCCGGTCGCGCCGACGCTGGTGAACAGCCGCGAAGCCACCGCAGGCCGCCTGCGCGTGCGCGTGCTGGAGCCGGCCAACGCCACGATCAACAGCAATTTCAGCTCGGGCAAGTACGTCGAGGACGGCGCGCGCTTCCGCATCGACGTGCAGGGCGGCACCACTGGCTACGTCGTCGAATTGAGCGAGATCTGA
- a CDS encoding XrtA system polysaccharide chain length determinant, which produces MSQSNLPARRGYAAPASPAGALSPNELAPILLREARRHRVALVGIFAGVALLTLLVGLLVLPKNYTASTTILAQESDIIQPLLEGRAVATGVVDRAGMARQVIYSQRVLQDALKTGGWLEDVPNAVQQDRLMEQIKGRIAITSPRPNLIQITYRDSDAKRTYQVTERLSEMFIKESLAAKERESREAYEFINKQVQDYHAKLLEAEERLRMYRSANTDAQPGSATDANTRISSLRTTVEQTRMSLLEQRSRESAIASQLSGESAVTAVQTRESLYRGQLLELQGQLDRLLLNYTEQHPDVVRVRHQMADLQQSMVNEQNRRASAPQSGSPFDEAQMNPLYQELRSQQAQTRREVAATASRMAIAESMLNDELNRSRRIADSESALAELTRDYEVNRDIYQDLLRRRENARVSMQLDREERGLTLRVQDPATMPLRPTGLRFMHFAIGGLLMAVGIPLGLVFLRARFDPRIRSAHQVQRLTDRPLLTVVPTYHSPRDRRQEMTRNAMSVGILLIVVLAYGLVFGLKQLAA; this is translated from the coding sequence ATGAGCCAGAGCAATCTCCCCGCGCGGCGCGGATACGCCGCGCCGGCCTCGCCCGCGGGCGCGCTGTCGCCGAACGAACTGGCCCCGATCCTGCTGCGCGAAGCGCGCCGCCACCGTGTGGCCCTGGTCGGCATCTTCGCCGGCGTCGCCCTGCTGACGCTGCTGGTCGGATTGCTGGTGCTGCCGAAGAATTACACGGCCTCGACGACGATCCTGGCGCAGGAAAGCGACATCATCCAGCCCCTGCTGGAAGGCCGCGCCGTGGCGACCGGCGTCGTGGACCGCGCCGGCATGGCCCGGCAGGTGATCTACAGCCAGCGGGTCCTGCAGGATGCGCTGAAAACCGGCGGCTGGCTGGAAGACGTCCCCAATGCCGTCCAGCAGGACCGCCTGATGGAACAGATCAAGGGCCGCATCGCGATCACCAGCCCGCGCCCCAACCTGATCCAGATCACCTACCGCGACAGCGATGCCAAGCGCACCTACCAGGTGACGGAGCGCCTGAGCGAGATGTTCATCAAGGAGAGCCTGGCGGCGAAGGAACGCGAAAGCCGCGAGGCCTACGAGTTCATCAACAAGCAGGTGCAGGACTACCACGCCAAGCTGCTGGAAGCCGAGGAGCGCCTGCGCATGTACCGCTCGGCCAACACCGACGCCCAGCCCGGCAGCGCGACCGATGCCAATACGCGCATCAGCTCGCTGCGTACCACGGTCGAACAGACCCGCATGTCGCTGCTGGAACAGCGCTCGCGCGAAAGCGCGATCGCCTCGCAGCTCTCCGGCGAATCCGCGGTCACCGCCGTGCAGACGCGCGAGAGCCTGTATCGCGGGCAGTTGCTGGAGCTGCAGGGCCAGCTGGACCGCCTGCTGCTGAACTACACCGAGCAGCACCCGGACGTCGTGCGCGTGCGCCACCAGATGGCCGATCTGCAGCAGTCCATGGTCAACGAACAGAACCGTCGCGCCTCCGCACCGCAGAGTGGGAGCCCGTTCGACGAAGCCCAGATGAATCCGCTGTACCAGGAATTGCGCAGCCAGCAGGCACAGACACGCCGCGAAGTGGCCGCGACCGCGTCGCGCATGGCAATCGCGGAGTCGATGCTGAACGACGAACTCAACCGCAGCCGGCGCATCGCCGACTCGGAAAGCGCCCTGGCCGAGCTCACGCGCGACTACGAGGTCAACCGCGACATCTACCAGGACCTGTTGCGCCGGCGCGAGAACGCCCGCGTCTCCATGCAGCTGGACCGCGAGGAACGCGGCCTGACCCTGCGCGTGCAGGATCCCGCCACCATGCCGTTGCGGCCGACGGGCCTGCGTTTCATGCACTTCGCCATCGGCGGGCTGCTGATGGCGGTAGGCATTCCGCTCGGCCTGGTGTTCCTGCGTGCGCGCTTCGATCCGCGCATCCGCTCGGCGCACCAGGTACAACGGCTCACGGACCGCCCGCTGCTGACCGTGGTGCCGACCTACCACTCGCCGCGCGACCGTCGCCAGGAAATGACGAGGAACGCGATGAGCGTCGGCATCCTCCTGATCGTCGTGCTCGCGTATGGGCTCGTGTTCGGCCTCAAGCAACTCGCCGCCTGA
- a CDS encoding polysaccharide biosynthesis protein, whose amino-acid sequence MTQHATMEKPVTPDNDRLHGVPYRADTSRSLALMDEPTALTPRELEERRVIHRNDSVREQADAFRELRTRLLALGGDRNFVTLVAPVSHGCGGSFVARNLATAFAFDDTKSALLVDCDALHPTQHTALRVDAGHGGLMDYLDDSDTDLARILYRTGVPRLRLIPSGRQRETTGEAFSSFRMRAMMDSLRSRYPDRYLVLDSPSVLGSPDARILSELADLVVLVAGYGKVTPEKLEKAIGSFPADKVAGVVFNEIP is encoded by the coding sequence ATGACCCAACACGCCACAATGGAAAAGCCAGTGACCCCGGACAACGACCGACTGCACGGCGTGCCCTACCGCGCCGACACCTCCCGCTCGCTGGCCCTGATGGACGAGCCCACGGCATTGACGCCACGCGAACTGGAAGAGCGTCGCGTCATCCATCGCAACGATTCCGTGCGCGAACAGGCCGATGCGTTCCGCGAATTGCGTACCCGGTTGCTCGCCCTGGGCGGCGACAGGAACTTCGTCACCCTGGTGGCGCCGGTAAGCCACGGCTGCGGGGGCAGCTTCGTTGCCCGCAACCTGGCCACGGCGTTCGCGTTCGACGACACCAAGAGCGCGCTGCTGGTGGACTGCGACGCGCTGCATCCGACGCAGCACACCGCGCTGCGCGTGGATGCCGGACACGGCGGGCTGATGGACTACCTGGACGACAGCGACACCGATCTCGCCCGCATCCTCTACCGCACCGGCGTACCGCGCCTGCGCCTGATACCGAGCGGCCGCCAGCGCGAAACGACGGGCGAGGCTTTCAGCTCGTTCCGCATGCGCGCGATGATGGATTCGCTGCGCAGCCGTTATCCCGACCGTTACCTCGTCCTCGACAGTCCTTCGGTCCTCGGTTCGCCCGATGCGCGCATCCTCTCCGAGCTCGCCGACCTCGTGGTCCTGGTCGCGGGCTACGGCAAGGTCACGCCGGAGAAGCTGGAGAAGGCCATCGGCAGCTTCCCGGCCGACAAGGTGGCCGGCGTGGTGTTCAACGAAATCCCGTGA
- a CDS encoding NAD-dependent epimerase: MRVLVTGAAGFIGSHLSHRLLDRGDEVLGYDNLNAYYDPTLKEARLARLLPKAGFRFVHGSLEDRTALEAAFDEFKPQRVVNLAAQAGVRYSLENPHAYIDSNIVGFTNILEACRHRGVEHLVYASSSSVYGANRKLPFAVEDSVDHPVSLYAATKKANELMAHTYSHLFGMPTTGLRFFTVYGPWGRPDMALFLFTKNILEGKPIDVFNHGHHSRDFTFVDDIVEGVVRTLDTVPGPDPAYDPLLPNPGSSSAPYRVYNIGNHQPVQLLRYIEVLEDCLGRKAEKRLLPMQPGDVPDTEADVEALRRDTGYSPTTPIETGVRQFVDWYRTFYAA, encoded by the coding sequence ATGCGCGTACTGGTCACCGGCGCTGCCGGCTTCATCGGCTCACACCTCAGCCATCGCCTGCTCGATCGCGGCGACGAGGTGCTGGGATACGACAACCTCAACGCCTACTACGATCCGACGCTGAAGGAGGCCCGCCTGGCGCGGCTCCTGCCGAAGGCGGGCTTCCGTTTCGTGCACGGCTCACTGGAAGACCGCACGGCGCTGGAGGCGGCTTTCGACGAATTCAAGCCGCAGCGCGTGGTGAACCTGGCCGCGCAGGCCGGCGTGCGCTACTCGCTGGAGAACCCGCACGCCTACATCGACAGCAACATCGTCGGCTTCACCAACATCCTGGAAGCCTGCCGGCACCGCGGCGTCGAACACCTCGTCTATGCGTCGTCCAGTTCGGTGTACGGCGCCAACCGGAAACTGCCGTTCGCGGTGGAAGACAGTGTCGACCATCCGGTCAGCCTGTACGCGGCCACCAAGAAGGCCAACGAGCTGATGGCGCATACCTACAGCCATCTGTTCGGCATGCCCACCACCGGACTGCGCTTCTTCACCGTATATGGCCCGTGGGGCCGACCGGACATGGCCCTGTTCCTGTTCACGAAGAACATCCTCGAGGGCAAGCCCATCGACGTGTTCAACCACGGCCACCACAGCCGCGACTTCACCTTCGTCGACGACATCGTGGAAGGCGTCGTGCGCACGCTGGACACCGTGCCCGGCCCGGACCCGGCGTACGACCCGCTGCTGCCTAACCCGGGTTCGTCCAGCGCTCCGTACCGCGTCTACAACATCGGCAACCACCAGCCGGTGCAGTTGCTGCGCTACATCGAGGTGCTGGAGGACTGCCTGGGTCGCAAGGCGGAGAAACGCCTGCTCCCGATGCAGCCTGGCGACGTGCCCGACACCGAAGCCGACGTCGAGGCGCTGCGCCGCGACACGGGCTATTCGCCGACGACGCCGATCGAGACCGGCGTGCGCCAGTTCGTGGACTGGTACCGGACGTTCTACGCCGCCTAA